The Rhinopithecus roxellana isolate Shanxi Qingling chromosome 14, ASM756505v1, whole genome shotgun sequence genome includes a window with the following:
- the MAIP1 gene encoding m-AAA protease-interacting protein 1, mitochondrial isoform X2 — protein sequence MALAARLLPHLWHSRSLPCGAVRLRTPAAAEMRLPSARLCYLCRCRLGLGAALFPRSAWALAASALPAQGSRRPMLSRQGLPTAFASFPACPQRSYSTEEKPQQHQKTKMIVLGFSNPINWVRTRIKAFLIWAYFDKEFSIAEFSEGAKQAFAHVSKLLSQCKFDLLEELVAKEVLHVLKEKVTSLPDNHKNALAANIDEIVFTSTGDISIYYDEKGFRGSSHKE from the exons ATGGCGCTGGCCGCTCGTCTGCTACCCCACTTGTGGCACTCTCGGTCGCTGCCCTGCGGGGCCGTCCGACTCCGGACTCCCGCTGCGGCCGAGATGAGGCTGCCGTCGGCCAGACTTTGCTACCTCTGCCGCTGTCGCCTCGGCTTGGGAGCGGCGTTATTTCCCCGAAGCGCTTGGGCCTTGGCGGCCTCGGCGCTACCTGCCCAGGGCTCCCGGCGGCCAATGCTCAGCCGCCAGGGACTCCCCACAGCCTTCGCTTCTTTCCCTGCCTGCCCTCAGCGCAGCTACAGCACGGAGGAGAAGCCCCAGCAGCACCAGAAAACCAAGATGATCGTCCTGGGATTCTCCAACCCTATCAACTGGGTTAGGACTCGAATTAAGGCCTTCCTTATCTGGGCCTATTTCGACAAAGAGTTCAGCATCGCAGAGTTCTCTGAGGGAGCGAAGCAG gcTTTTGCTCATGTATCCAAGTTGCTGTCACAGTGTAAATTTGATCTGTTGGAAGAACTTGTGGCCAAAGAG GTGCTACATGTATTGAAAGAAAAGGTTACTTCACTACCTGACAACCATAAAAATGCCCTTGCTGCTAACATAGATGAAATTGTATTTACATCAACAGGAGACATCTCCATTTACTATGATGAGAAAG GTTTCAGAGGGAGTTCACACAAGGAGTAA
- the MAIP1 gene encoding m-AAA protease-interacting protein 1, mitochondrial isoform X1: MALAARLLPHLWHSRSLPCGAVRLRTPAAAEMRLPSARLCYLCRCRLGLGAALFPRSAWALAASALPAQGSRRPMLSRQGLPTAFASFPACPQRSYSTEEKPQQHQKTKMIVLGFSNPINWVRTRIKAFLIWAYFDKEFSIAEFSEGAKQAFAHVSKLLSQCKFDLLEELVAKEVLHVLKEKVTSLPDNHKNALAANIDEIVFTSTGDISIYYDEKGRKFVNILMCFWYLTSANIPSETLRGASIFQVKLGNQNVETKQLLSASYEFQREFTQGVKPDWTIARIEHSKLLE, from the exons ATGGCGCTGGCCGCTCGTCTGCTACCCCACTTGTGGCACTCTCGGTCGCTGCCCTGCGGGGCCGTCCGACTCCGGACTCCCGCTGCGGCCGAGATGAGGCTGCCGTCGGCCAGACTTTGCTACCTCTGCCGCTGTCGCCTCGGCTTGGGAGCGGCGTTATTTCCCCGAAGCGCTTGGGCCTTGGCGGCCTCGGCGCTACCTGCCCAGGGCTCCCGGCGGCCAATGCTCAGCCGCCAGGGACTCCCCACAGCCTTCGCTTCTTTCCCTGCCTGCCCTCAGCGCAGCTACAGCACGGAGGAGAAGCCCCAGCAGCACCAGAAAACCAAGATGATCGTCCTGGGATTCTCCAACCCTATCAACTGGGTTAGGACTCGAATTAAGGCCTTCCTTATCTGGGCCTATTTCGACAAAGAGTTCAGCATCGCAGAGTTCTCTGAGGGAGCGAAGCAG gcTTTTGCTCATGTATCCAAGTTGCTGTCACAGTGTAAATTTGATCTGTTGGAAGAACTTGTGGCCAAAGAG GTGCTACATGTATTGAAAGAAAAGGTTACTTCACTACCTGACAACCATAAAAATGCCCTTGCTGCTAACATAGATGAAATTGTATTTACATCAACAGGAGACATCTCCATTTACTATGATGAGAAAG GAAGGAAGTTTGTTAACATCCTGATGTGCTTTTGGTATCTAACCAGTGCCAACATCCCCAGTGAAACTTTAAGAGGAGCCAGTATATTCCAGGTTAAGTTGGGGAATCAGAAtgtggaaactaaacaacttctTAGTGCAAGCTATGA GTTTCAGAGGGAGTTCACACAAGGAGTAAAGCCTGACTGGACCATTGCACGGATTGAACACTCGaaattattagaataa